In Chelmon rostratus isolate fCheRos1 chromosome 4, fCheRos1.pri, whole genome shotgun sequence, a genomic segment contains:
- the zranb2 gene encoding zinc finger Ran-binding domain-containing protein 2 isoform X1, with translation MSGKSFRVSDGDWICPDKKCGNVNFARRTSCNRCGREKTTEAKMMKAGGTEIGKTLAEKSRGLFSANDWQCKTCGNVNWARRSECNMCNTPKYAKLEERTGYGGGFNERENVEYIEREESDGEYDEFGRKKKKYRGKPNSTSSKESEKKEVAKPEADEEEEEDEEEDEDGDLSKYKLDDDDDEDEDGDLSKYDLDASDDDDDDKPAKKKGSRSGSSRSRSSSRSSSSSSRSRSRSRSRSSSSSRSGSRSRSYSRSSSRSGKGSSPQKRSRSPSSSPERRQKRSRSKSSSGGRKRRRSRSRSSERFGFLWNTTLALIFVRQLSPRLWDFRITEICSHFALLYCFIYMLCP, from the exons ATGTCGGGGAAGAGTTTTCGAGTCAGCGACGGGGACTGGATTTGCCCTGATAAAAA GTGTGGAAACGTGAACTTTGCAAGAAGAACTAGTTGTAACAGATGTGGCAGGG AGAAAACCACAGAGGCAAAGATGATGAAAGCAGGAGGAACAGAGATTGGGAAAACTCTGGCTGAGAAGAGTAGAGGCCTATTCAGTGCTAATGATTGGCAATGCAAAAC GTGTGGCAATGTGAATTGGGCTAGAAGGTCAGAGTGCAATATGTGTAACACACCAAAATATGCCAAGCTTGAAGAGAGAACAG GTTATGGTGGAGGTTTCAATGAAAGGGAGAATGTGGAATACATTGAACGGGAGGAATCTGATGGTGAATACGATGAA TTTGGtaggaaaaagaagaagtatCGTGGAAAGCCCAACAGCACATCCtcaaaagaaagtgaaaagaagGAAGTAGCAAAacctgaagctgatgaggaggaggaagaagacgaggaagaggatgaagatggtGACCTTTCCAAATACAAATTGGAT gatgatgatgatgaggatgaagatggaGACCTGTCAAAATATGACCTGGATgccagtgatgatgatgacgatgacaaGCCAGCTAAGAAAAAGGGCAGCCGCTCGGGTTCCTCCCGTTCCCGCTCATCGTcgcgctcctccagctccagttCACGGTCGAGGTCCAG gtcCCGCTCTAGAAGCTCATCCAGTTCCAGGTCTGGATCTCGCTCGAGGTCCTACTCCAG ATCCAGCTCCAGGTCTGGAAAGGGCTCCTCTCCGCAGAAGAGGTCCCGctcaccctcctcctcacctgagaggagacagaagcgCAGTCGCTCCAAGTCCTCAtctggagggagaaagaggaggcgTTCTAGATCACGTTCGTCCGAAAGGTTTGGGTTTCTGTGGAATACCACACTGGCACTGATTTTTGTTAGACAACTGTCGCC
- the zranb2 gene encoding zinc finger Ran-binding domain-containing protein 2 isoform X2: MSGKSFRVSDGDWICPDKKCGNVNFARRTSCNRCGREKTTEAKMMKAGGTEIGKTLAEKSRGLFSANDWQCKTCGNVNWARRSECNMCNTPKYAKLEERTGYGGGFNERENVEYIEREESDGEYDEFGRKKKKYRGKPNSTSSKESEKKEVAKPEADEEEEEDEEEDEDGDLSKYKLDDDDDEDEDGDLSKYDLDASDDDDDDKPAKKKGSRSGSSRSRSSSRSSSSSSRSRSRSRSRSSSSSRSGSRSRSYSRSSSRSGKGSSPQKRSRSPSSSPERRQKRSRSKSSSGGRKRRRSRSRSSERCRDQSSGSSHSGSSSKKK, from the exons ATGTCGGGGAAGAGTTTTCGAGTCAGCGACGGGGACTGGATTTGCCCTGATAAAAA GTGTGGAAACGTGAACTTTGCAAGAAGAACTAGTTGTAACAGATGTGGCAGGG AGAAAACCACAGAGGCAAAGATGATGAAAGCAGGAGGAACAGAGATTGGGAAAACTCTGGCTGAGAAGAGTAGAGGCCTATTCAGTGCTAATGATTGGCAATGCAAAAC GTGTGGCAATGTGAATTGGGCTAGAAGGTCAGAGTGCAATATGTGTAACACACCAAAATATGCCAAGCTTGAAGAGAGAACAG GTTATGGTGGAGGTTTCAATGAAAGGGAGAATGTGGAATACATTGAACGGGAGGAATCTGATGGTGAATACGATGAA TTTGGtaggaaaaagaagaagtatCGTGGAAAGCCCAACAGCACATCCtcaaaagaaagtgaaaagaagGAAGTAGCAAAacctgaagctgatgaggaggaggaagaagacgaggaagaggatgaagatggtGACCTTTCCAAATACAAATTGGAT gatgatgatgatgaggatgaagatggaGACCTGTCAAAATATGACCTGGATgccagtgatgatgatgacgatgacaaGCCAGCTAAGAAAAAGGGCAGCCGCTCGGGTTCCTCCCGTTCCCGCTCATCGTcgcgctcctccagctccagttCACGGTCGAGGTCCAG gtcCCGCTCTAGAAGCTCATCCAGTTCCAGGTCTGGATCTCGCTCGAGGTCCTACTCCAG ATCCAGCTCCAGGTCTGGAAAGGGCTCCTCTCCGCAGAAGAGGTCCCGctcaccctcctcctcacctgagaggagacagaagcgCAGTCGCTCCAAGTCCTCAtctggagggagaaagaggaggcgTTCTAGATCACGTTCGTCCGAAAG